GAGTTCTTCGAGATTCGCGTCGCCGGCCTGAAGAAACAGATCAACTTCGCCCGTGAACAGGCCGGTGCCGATGGCCTGCAGCCACATCAGGCGCTGGCGCGCATCAGCGAGCTGGTACACGAGCAGGTCGAGCGGCAGTACGCCATTCTCAACGACACGCTGTTCCCGGCGCTGGCCAAGCACAACATCAACTTTATCCGCCGGCGCTTCTGGACCACCAAGCTCAAGGCCTGGGTGCGCCGCTATTTCCGTGACGAGATCGCGCCGATCATCACCCCCATCGGCCTCGACCCGACGCACCCCTTCCCGCTGCTGGTGAACAAGAGCCTGAACTTCATCGTCGAGCTCGAGGGCGTCGATGCCTTCGGTCGCGATTCCGGTCTGGCCATCATCCCGGCGCCACGCCTGCTGCCGCGCATCATCAAGGTGCCGGAGGACGTTGGGGGCCCTGGCGACAACTACGTGTTCCTGTCGTCGATGATCCACGCCCACGCCGATGATCTGTTCCAGGGCATGAAGGTCAAGGGCTGCTACCAGTTCCGCCTGACCCGCAACGCCGACCTGTCGGTGGACACCGAGGACGTCGAGGACCTGGCGCGTGCCCTGCGTGGTGAGCTGTTCAGCCGCCGCTATGGTGATGCGGTGCGTCTGGAGGTGGTCGACACCTGCCCGAAACACCTGCGCGATCATCTGCTCAAGCAGTTTGGCCTGACCGAGGGCGAGCTGTATCAGGTCAACGGCCCGGTCAACCTGACCCGCCTGTTCAGCATCACCGGCCTGGATAACCGCCCGGAGCTGCAGTACGCGCCGTTTACCCCGGTGATCCCCAAGCTGCTGCAGAACGCAGAGAACATCTTCAGCGTGGTGAGCAAGCAGGACATCCTCCTGCTGCACCCCTTCGAGTCCTTCACCCCGGTGGTGGACCTGTTGCGCCAGGCGGCGAAAGATCCGCACGTGCTGGCGATCAAGCAGACCCTGTATCGCTCCGGGGCCAACTCGGAAATCGTCGACGCCCTGGTGGAGGCTGCGCGTAACGGCAAGGAAGTCACCGCGGTGATCGAGCTGCGTGCGCGCTTCGACGAGGAATCCAACCTGGCCCTGGCCAGCCGTCTGCAGGCCGCCGGTGCGGTGGTGATCTACGGTGTGGTGGGCTTCAAGACCCACGCCAAGATGATGCTGATTCTGCGCCGCGAGAACGGCGAGATCGTCCGCTACGCCCACCTGGGCACCGGTAACTACCACGCCGGCAACGCCAGGCTGTACACCGACTACAGCCTGCTCACTGCCGACGTTGCGCTCGGTGAGGACGTGTCCAAGCTGTTCAGCCAGCTCATCGGCATGGGCAAGACCCTGCGCATGAAGAAGCTGCTGCATGCGCCCTTCACCCTGAAGAAGACCCTGCTCGACCTGATCGCCAAGGAAACCGCCGCAGCGGCCGAAGGCAAGCCGGCGCAGATCATCGCCAAGTTCAACTCGCTGACCGATCCCAAGGTCATCCGCGCGCTGTACAAGGCCAGCCAGACCGGGGTGAAGATCGACCTCGTGGTACGCGGCATGTGCTGCCTGCGTCCGGGCATTGCCGGGGTGTCGCATAACATCCAGGTGCGCTCGATCATCGGCCGCTTCCTCGAGCACACGCGGGTGTTCTACTTCCTCAACGGTGGCGACGAGAAAATCTACCTGTCCAGCGCCGACTGGATGGAGCGCAACCTCGACAAGCGTGTGGAGACTTGCTTCCCGGTGGAGGGCAAGAAGCTGATCATGCGCGTGAAGAAGGAGCTGGAAAGCTACCTGACCGACAACACCCAGGCCTGGGTGCTGCAACCCGATGGCCGCTATGTGCGGCTGCAGCCAACCGGTAACCAGAACCCGCGTAGCGCGCAGTCAGGCTTGCTGGAGAAACTGACCGCGCCCGTAGTCAGCGCCCGCTAAAAGCGGCTGCGTGCAGCCCTCTGATGACCCTCTCCCTCCGGGAGAGGGTGCCCGAAGGGCGGGAGAGGGTTGAGGCCGCGTGTCGACGCTTTTGGAAGCACAGCCTCCTACGCCGGTGAGCGCCTGATCGCTGTCACCCTCATGGAACAGCGGCTATTTCGGTTTTCGAGCCCCGGATTGCATCCGGGCTACAGGCTGACGTGCGTAGGGTGCGCTGTGCGCACCACCCGCTCAACGCACGCTCAACGTCAGATCGATACGCTTGAGCCACTCGGCCTCGGCCTCGAAGTCCGCCAGGGTCAGCGGGTTGGCGGCCAGCCAGCCTTCAGGGAAGACGATCTCCAGGCTGTTGTCGCCCACTATGAACTGCACCTGCGGCATGTCCTGCGAGCCACGGATGTGGTGGAAGAGGATGGCGAAGCGCAGCAGCACGCACAGGCGCATCAGCTTCACGCCTTCCTCGCCGCACTCGGCGAACTTGTCCTTGGGGATGTTGCGGCGGTGGCCGCGTACCAGCAGGGCGAGCATCTGCTGATCCTGGCGCGAGAAGCCGGCCAGATCGGAGTGCTCGATCAGATAGGCGCCGTGCTTGTGGTACTGGTAGTGGGCAATGTCCAGGCCCACCTCATGCACCTTGGCGCCCCAGCTCAGCAGCTCGCGGTGCCAGTCGTCGTTAAGCCCCCAGTCGGCTGCGACCTTGTCCAGCGCTGACAGCGCCTTGGCCTCGACCCGTGCAGCCTGGTCGACGTCGACGTGATAACGCTCCATGAAGGCTGCCAGGGTGCGCTCGCGCACGTCCTCGTGCTGGTGACGGCCGAGCAGGTCGTACAGCACGCCTTCGCGCAGCGCACCTTCGGAGTGGCTCATGCGCTGGATGTCGCAGGCGTCGAAGATGGCTTCGAGAATCGCCAGGCCGGCAGGGAAGATGCCGCGACGATCCGGCTTGATGCCGTCCAGATCGATCTTCTCCACCTCGCCGAGTTTGAACAGCTTGCGCTTGAGCCAGGCCAGGCCCTCGACCGTCACCTCGCCATTGCCCAGCCCGGCTGCCTTGGTCGCCAGGCCGATGGCCTTGATGGTGCCGGAAGCGCCGACGGCGTCTTCCCAGCCGAGGCGGCGCAAGCCCTGTTCGATGCCCATCAGTTCCAGACGGGCGGCGGTGTAGGCCTGGGCGTAGCGCGCCGGGGTGATCTTGCCGTCCTTGAAATAACGCTGGGTAAAGCTGACGCAGCCCATCTGCAGGCTTTCGCGCAGCAGCGGCTCGAAACGCTGCCCGATGATGAACTCGGTGCTGCCGCCGCCAATGTCGGCGACCAGGCGCTTGCCGGGTGTGTCGGCGATGCTGTGGGACACGCCCAGGTAAATCAGGCGTGCTTCTTCGCGACCGG
This region of Pseudomonas wenzhouensis genomic DNA includes:
- the ppk1 gene encoding polyphosphate kinase 1, with amino-acid sequence MNSEGLNSEVLDNDLPPAEVVAEPPVVEIPPPAPIPSLDDSSLYIHRELSQLQFNIRVLEQALDESYPLLERLKFLLIFSSNLDEFFEIRVAGLKKQINFAREQAGADGLQPHQALARISELVHEQVERQYAILNDTLFPALAKHNINFIRRRFWTTKLKAWVRRYFRDEIAPIITPIGLDPTHPFPLLVNKSLNFIVELEGVDAFGRDSGLAIIPAPRLLPRIIKVPEDVGGPGDNYVFLSSMIHAHADDLFQGMKVKGCYQFRLTRNADLSVDTEDVEDLARALRGELFSRRYGDAVRLEVVDTCPKHLRDHLLKQFGLTEGELYQVNGPVNLTRLFSITGLDNRPELQYAPFTPVIPKLLQNAENIFSVVSKQDILLLHPFESFTPVVDLLRQAAKDPHVLAIKQTLYRSGANSEIVDALVEAARNGKEVTAVIELRARFDEESNLALASRLQAAGAVVIYGVVGFKTHAKMMLILRRENGEIVRYAHLGTGNYHAGNARLYTDYSLLTADVALGEDVSKLFSQLIGMGKTLRMKKLLHAPFTLKKTLLDLIAKETAAAAEGKPAQIIAKFNSLTDPKVIRALYKASQTGVKIDLVVRGMCCLRPGIAGVSHNIQVRSIIGRFLEHTRVFYFLNGGDEKIYLSSADWMERNLDKRVETCFPVEGKKLIMRVKKELESYLTDNTQAWVLQPDGRYVRLQPTGNQNPRSAQSGLLEKLTAPVVSAR
- the ppx gene encoding exopolyphosphatase, translated to MPQAPAESFPLIAAIDLGSNSFHMVLAKADNHEIRILERLGDKVQLAAGLNDERQLSEEAMQRGLDCLRRFAQFTNSLPEGAVRIVGTNALREARNRAVFIRRAEEILGHQVEVISGREEARLIYLGVSHSIADTPGKRLVADIGGGSTEFIIGQRFEPLLRESLQMGCVSFTQRYFKDGKITPARYAQAYTAARLELMGIEQGLRRLGWEDAVGASGTIKAIGLATKAAGLGNGEVTVEGLAWLKRKLFKLGEVEKIDLDGIKPDRRGIFPAGLAILEAIFDACDIQRMSHSEGALREGVLYDLLGRHQHEDVRERTLAAFMERYHVDVDQAARVEAKALSALDKVAADWGLNDDWHRELLSWGAKVHEVGLDIAHYQYHKHGAYLIEHSDLAGFSRQDQQMLALLVRGHRRNIPKDKFAECGEEGVKLMRLCVLLRFAILFHHIRGSQDMPQVQFIVGDNSLEIVFPEGWLAANPLTLADFEAEAEWLKRIDLTLSVR